TCCCCTGTGCCTTTGTCCAGCGGCTTTTCCGCTGCCTTTGTCTGGGCCCTGCTTCGGTTTGGGAGGATGGATCCAGATGTCTCTGACCTTGAAGCCTGCAGCCCTTGGGTGAGACTGCCTCCCTTCAGGGGTACCCACACTGTACTGGGTACATCCCAGTACTTCAGTTCTGAGAGGCAGGGCACCCTCTTCCAGGTCAATCAGCGTGTGTGGAAGGATGGGATgtggggagcagagaagagagaaaagtagtGCCCCTGGAATTTGGGGCGTGATCATTGAAACGCTGTTTAGAGGCCAAGGTGGGGCCCCTAGAGAAGTTTTGGAGGGTGGGGTCAATGCCTGCTTACTGCTTCTTTAGGAACTGGGCTTTCAGGCCTGGATTAAGACATGGGGGCCATGGTTTATCGGACTTTCgccgggggtggtgggggggaggcgggcaAGCAAATGTCCTTGGTTGGAGTGTGGTCCAGGTGTCCCCTCTGGGAACCTGGAGTTTAGTCTTGGCTCTGATTTGCTGGGTGACCGTAGGCAAGGCCTTTCCATCGATCTTGTTTCCCCAACTTGTAAAATGCAGGGATTAGGTGAGACTCATCGGGATTGTTGGGAGACTTAGGAGCTCTGACCTTGTAGGGTTCCTGCAGGTTCCCTGGGCAGGAGCTGGCTGTTGAAGAGTGGGCCAGGGAAGAAGAAATGGGCAGGTGTCTGAGCTGAAGACCCTCATCCTGGGGCGTGGCCCTTTAAAGGGCTTGTTTTGTTCCTGCCCCTCTCTACAAGGTGCTGCCAAGGTCACATGACCCTCCCAGCGCTTTTGCTTATGTTGTGGGTTCCATTTAAAAGGGGGGCTGGGGCTGCAAAGTGCTGACACAGCCCCCTATTCCCAGGATTAGATGACCAGCTTCCCTATGGGCGGGGCCTGTAACAGGATCCTTTGTAATGGATCCCTGGCTCCTTTGCACCAGGGGTTGGGGCCTCCAGGAGAGGGGGATGCCTGGGACTGTTCTCCCAAGAGAGGCTGGAGCTGCCTTGTCTGGGGCTAGAGGGGCCCGGAGGAgggccttcttccctccccttctttcctctAAGGGATAGCCACATGGGTGAGTAGGGGACATAAGAGGCCATGTCCCTTATTTGTCCCTCCTACCAGGACTTCCTGGGAATTCTGGTTGTGACCTCTGAAAGCCCACACCCTTTCCTAGTGTCCCACAGTGTCTTCCTGGGCCTGGGCCAAGGGGGTGTTTGAAAGGGgtggttttttttctgtaaagtaaAGCTCGGGGTGTGGAGACAAGACAATGTATTTGCTACGGGCTATGTGTATACAGGGTGCCTTACATCGGGCCCTGTGTGACATGTGGATACACAGTCGTGTATGTACTTGGGTATTGTTTGTATATGTACAGAATGGGAACTGTAGCTGTTGTGTATAGACCTAGGGGCTGGCTGTGTTCTCTGGGGGCCCCTGTGTTCGATGTTGGTTCCCAGATATGTTTATACTGGGATGCTGTTTGTGTATGTCCTGAAGCCTGTGGGTGTTGTGTGCATATATGGTGGGCTTGTGTGCCCTGGGTATGGGGAACTTTGTGTGGTGTGGGTGCTCAGATGTGTACTCTTGGGTACAGTTTGCGTATGTGCATGGGGGCTGTGTGTGTCGCGTGTATAACTCAGAACTGTGGGTTGTGTCTACAGATTGGGGGAAGCAGGccttgcatgtgtgtgcagggaCCGTGTGCAGTCTTGGGACTGGGGGTGTGTTGTGGTGGAGCCTGTGCATCCCCAGGCctcacttctcttcctcctctgttctgCTAGGCTCTGCCAAGGCTGAGAGTGACAAACGTCTAAGTGTGGGGTCCGGCCAGGGGCCAGGGTCTGTAGTGGATGAGCACCAGGACAATGTCTTCTTCCCCAGTGGGCGACCGCCTCACCTCGAAGAGCTGCACACGCAGGCCCAGGAGGGGCTCCGTTCCCTCCAGCACCAAGGTAGCCTTCACTTCCCCTCCAGTATCCCTCTTAGCTCTCCAAGGTCAGGGACCTAGCCCGACACACCTTTCTGGTGtcttccagaaaaacagaaactgaaTAAAGGTGGTTGGGACCATGGAGACACCCAGAGCATCCAGGTGAGCTCTGCCCCCAGCTCAGTCCTGACTCTGCTTTTCCCTTCCTGCTGAATCTCTGGCAAGTATGGTCTTTGAACCCTTTtggatctcagtttcctttttgtATCACGAAGGGCTGGACTAGATGACCCCTCAGGGCTAGTCCAGCTGATAACCCGCTCAGTGCTAGGTGAAGCTGGGGAGAATCCAAGTCAAAAGTTCCAAAGGGAAGCCCTGAAGAGGCAACAGCAGAGGCCCACGTAGGCCTCTGGGATGTCTGAGGCCAGGGCCTGATCTCCTTCTTCCCTCAACAGTCCTCCCGGATGGGGCCAGATGAAGACAGCATCTCTTTCTGCAGCCAGACCACATCCTACACGGCTGAGAGCTCCACAGCAGAGGACGCTCTCTCCATCCGCTCAGAGATGATCCAGCGCAAAGGTGTCTGCTCACCAGCCAGGATtcccggcgggggagggggcagtgggcacCACCTCGGTCCCAGCACCTGCTCCTTGCCCCATTTCCTCTTCATCTGGCATTTCCCAAGGCTCTGTGAGTCAGTGAATCCAGGAAACACAGTATCCTGCGTTTTTCTTGGAGACTCACCATGCACATTAACTGCAAAGCAGGACAGTTAGGAGTCAGGAAACCTGGGTTTGAGCCTGGTGTTGctgcttcccagctgtgtgaccttgggccaacCCTTAACCACTCTGATCTTTGGTTTGATGTTCTATAAAAATGAGGTTAAGAGTACTTACATTATTGGAACGAGTGCCAAGTGTTCAGCATGCTAACACATAATAATTGTTCACTAAGTGGAAATTATCACTGGAAATTATCAGCCTTCTAGAAAAGAAGTGTTTAGCTTTGTTTAACCTAGCTTGGCCCACGCCTCCTTGATTATGGAAATCTTTTTTTGCAGAGCACTGATTAGTGATTCCACAGAAGTAGTGCTCTGCAAAATGTGTCCTGAGACCTGCTCTAACGGTTTCTCTCCCCTGGACTGGCCCCCAGGGTCCACCTTCCGACCCCATGACTCATTTTCCAAATCGTCCGGGAAGTCGGGGCGGCGAAGGCGCGAGAGGCGGAGCACGGTGCTGGGACTGCCGCAGCACGTGCAGAAGGAACTCGGTGAGTCTGGCGGGGAGGAGGGCAGTGGTGGTGAGTCGGGAGCTCTGGCTGAACCCTCCGCTGACCCCCCGGTCCTCCCTGTCCCTCGCAGGTCTGCGGAACGAGCGTGAGGCACCAGGTACCCCTCGGCCTCCTGGTCCTCGGGATGCCGTCCGCATCCCCACGGTGGATGGCCGTCCAGCGGGCCCGGCCTCAGGGACAGGGGCCCGGGTGTCCCTGCAGGCGCTGGAGGCACGGGCCCAGGCCGGTGCCGAGGCCGAGGCCATGCTGCAGCGCCACATCGACCGCGTCTACCGGGATGACACCCTCGTTGGGCGGTCCACAGGAGCCCGGCCCCCGCCAGTGACACGGCCCATGTCCTTAGCGGTGCCCGGACtgacaggaggggcagggcctccAGAACCCCTGAGCCCAGCCATGTCCATCTCGCCCCAGGCCACCTACTTGTCAAAACTGATTCCGCATGCTGTCTTGCCGCCCACGGTGGACGTGGTGGCCCTGGGCCGCTGCAGCCTGCGCACACTGAGCCGCTGCAGCCTGCTGTCGGCCAGCCCGGCCTCTGTCCGCTCGCTGGGCCGCTTCTCCTCGGCCTCCAGCCCGCGGCCCCGCAGCCgccatccttcctcctccagtGACACCTGGAGCCACTCTCAGTCCTCTGAGACCATTGTGTCTGATGGCTCTACCCTCTCCTCTAAGGGTGGCTCTGAGGGTCAGCCCGAGGGCTCTCTGGCTAGCAGTAGCgcggcaccccctccccaggcgGGCAGTGGGAGGGGCTCTCCCAGCGGGGGCAGCACCGCCGATGCCTCCGACACTGTCAGCGTTCGGAGCAGTGGGCAGCTGTCCGGCCGGAGCGTGTCCCTCCGTAAGCTGAAGaggccccccccacctccccgccggACCTACTCACTCCATCAGCGGGGCTCAGCAGCACCCGATGGGCCCTTGGGGTTGCCGCCCAGGCCTGAGCGGAAGCAGCAGCAACAGCTGCCTCGGCCACCCACCACTGGTGGGGCAGAAGGGACGGGGGCAGCTCCGTGTCCCTCCAACTCagcaggcacctgggtgcctgGCTTGTCTCCAGGTGGCTCCCGGCGTCCCCCACGCTCCCCAGAACGGACGCTCTCACCCTCCAGTGGGTACTCGAGCCAAAGTGGTACTCCTACCCTCCCTCCTAAGGGTCTAACAGGGGCCCCTGCTTCCCCAGGCAAGGCCCAACCCCCTAAACCAGAACGTGTCACTTCCCTTCGTTCCCCTGGggcctctgtctcttcttccctcACATCTCTATGTTCCTCATCCTCTGACCCAGCCCCCTCAGACCGGTCTGGTGCACAGATGTCGACTGCCCTGGGTGACAGGTTTGCCATACCTCCTCACCCCAAGGTGCCCgcccctttctccccacccccttccaagTCCAAGAGTCCTAAACAAGCTGCCCCCGCTCCTGCCACTCCTGCTGTGGTCCCCGGGCCGGTCTCTACTGCTGATGTGAGTCCCGAGCCCCCACCAACTCCGCAGACCTCCCTGACCCCGCCACAGGAGTCACCCAGTGCCCCCAAAGACCAGTCACCCCCACCGTCCCCACCTCCATCTTATcatcctcccccaccacccactAAGAAGCCTGAGGTCGTTGAGGCCCCATCTGCCCCAGAGACTGCTGAGGAGCCCCTCCAAGACCCCAActggcccccacccccgcctcctgcACCGGAGGTGCAGGACCTTTCCATGGCTGACTTCCCCCCACCTGAGGAGGCCTTTTTCTCTGTGGCTGGCCCTGAGCCTGCAGGCCCTTCAGGCCCCCCAGAGCCTGTTAGATCCCTGGCTGCTTCATCCTTCTCAGTTGCTGTCTCTTCCCAGAGCCAGCTTCACGGTTCCCCAGACCCTCCTCCGGCTCCaccagccccacctccagctgGTTCTGTCTCGGGGCTTTTGGCCAAGCTCCCACGGAAGGAACCGGTGGGCTGCAGCAAAGGCAGCGGGGTTCCCAGGGAGGATGCTGGCGCACCCCTGGTCACGCCCTCACTCCTGCAGATGGTTCGGCTGCGCTCTGTGGGCGCTCCTGCGGCTGCTGCAACCCCGGCCTCCGGGCCGTCAGCCCCCCAGAAGCCGCTACGAAGGGCCCTGTCAGGGCGGGCCAGCCCAGCGCCTGCCCCCTCCTCAGGGCTCCATGCTGCTGTCCAACTCAAGGCCTCCGGTCTGGCTGCCAGCAAGGACCCTGCGAGTGCCCAGCCCAATGGACCGCCTGAGGTGGAGCCACGGTCTCCCCAGTCCCCTGCCTCTATGGCCAGCTTCATATTCTCCAGGGGCACCAAGAAGCTGCAGCTGGAGAGGCCAGTGTCCCCTGAGACCCAGGCTGACCTCCAGCGGAATCTGGTGGCTGAACTTCGGAACATCTCAGAGCAGTGGCCACCCCAAGCCCCAAAGAAGCCACCTAAAGCTCCCCCACCCGTGGCTCGCAAGCCCTCTGTGGGAGTCCCGCCATCCACCTCGCCCAGCTTTCCTCGGGCTGAGTCCCTTACTGCTCCTCCCACcaacgggctccatgctgaagaCAGGACTAAGGGGGAGCTGGCGGAGAATGGAAGTGTCATGCAGCTGGTGGGCCTGGAGGAGCAGAAGCTGGGCCCACCTGGCTCAGGTacggtggatgggggtgggggtgggtcccCATCACTGGTGTTGGGAAGCAGGTGTCTGAAGTCCCACTACTGGGAATTTGTTACTGGATCTTTAAGATTTCCCTGGTCTCGGGCTGCCTGGGAAGAGTGAGCGATCACCGTTGATAAGCTAGTGAAGGAGCATGGTATGttgggctttgaagtcagacctACTGAGTTTGAACTCCAACTTTGCCATTTTATCTACCCATCCTGGCCTTAAGTTCCTCACCATAAAGTGCAGGGCAATGATGCCTACATTAGCATGTCAGAGGTATTGTTTGTAAAACATCTAGCTGGTGCTGTTGGCATCGGTCAGTTGAGGAGGTGAGGATGTGCCTTGGGCTCTTAGTAGCCAGAACTAAGCCAAGAGGCCCCTTGCTGAATGTCCCTTCTTTTCCCCCTGCCGCAGACCCACAGAAAGAGCTGGTCTGACCGCCAGGCACCTCACTGGCACTGCTGACCCATCCCAGGAATACAATCTCAGGGACCTGAGCAGCTCCAAGGATGAGACGATACGGCAGACACTTAACCTAGTAGAGAGGATGCCTGCAGCCTTAACGTTCACAGCCTTCGATATTTATGCAAGCCTGGTGTTGATCCTGCCCTCCAAGTCATCCAGCTCATGCCTTTTCCTCCCTGGATGGATTCCCCTTTGGCAGCTGCTGCTTGTCTTGGCCTTAGCCTCATCTTGAAGGAGGTAGCTGGTGGGAGTGGGTGGCTGCGCCCCCTGCTGGCCCTGAGGCCACACGGTTGGGAGGAGAGCGCCTCACATgaatttttcctcccccccccccccatgtccaAATCATGCATACTGTAGTCCAGAATCAAAGCACTTTTGACAAGTGGCTGCATGTCCATCCTCCAGGGCCCATGAAGCCTCATTCTAAGGGCCTGTTTACATGGCGGCAGCATCAGTCCCTGGTAGCCAGCCCATAGCTGGGACCAGTCTGCTCCCTCCGATCCAGTTTGCTCATTTCCTAGTTCTTGGAGGTGGGCGAGTCATTGTATTCCCACAGGTTTCTCCAGGCTGGAGGTAGGAGCGGGGCTGTGGAATTCCAAAGCACAAAAGGGGCAGCAGGGGTTAGCCCTCCTGTGCCTCAACTGACCACCAACCACCTGCCTTCCAGTTCTGCCAGGTGCTCCATGCAGGGGACAAGAAGTGGGGACTGCCTGGGCCCAaatgagggagggggtgggagggagaagaagagaggaggtcCACAGGCTCTGTCCTCAGAGAGTGGGAGGACAGAACAGGGAGGCCTCTCAGCGGGCACTTGGTAATGCCAAGCATCTGCCCCCTTGTTTCACTTGATCAGGTTGGGGTGGGCAGGCAGGCGCAACACTTCAGAGGCAGGAGCCCATGGGCTGTGGCAAAGCTGTGTCCCTTTCAGCTGTGCAGGAAGCCCTGAGGGAGGCGGGTGGAGGGTCTGGCCAGGGGAGCGCTTATTTGGGCAGTGGGCCCAGACCTGGCCCTACAGATTACATTCTCTGACCTTTCTCTTTACTCGGTGCATGTTCTTTCTGCAGCTGCCTTTCAGCACAGGTGGTTTCACTGGGGGGAGCTGACGCTGAGTGACAAGGATGGGAAGGAAGCCAAAGGTGCATTCTATTCCAGACTCTTCCCTAGTCAGTGAAGGGGGTTCAGTGCTCCTGGGGAGCAGGCTGGGCGATTGCCCCCTGGCCATCAGCTTCTGCTACTGAGGTCTCCTCTAGGAATTTTAATGACCTATTTTCAGCCTGTGCCTCCTACCTAGGTAAGCTGGCTTCCCCACTGGCCCCGGTGCCTCCCTTCACAGTAGTGTGACTGCCACCAGGGCCACCCCTTCTGGCCTGATCCTCTTTCCTCAACAGTGACTTGGGCTTGAGGAACCTCACTTTTAGCTGCTTCTGTGGAGAGGCCGAACCCCTCCCAGAACCAGAGCTGGGAACACAGGGGATGTGGTACGAGAGCCCAGGTTCCTGGGGCCCTCCCTCACTGCGGTCTTCTCCCTGTGGCTGTAAACCAGCGTTCTGTAAACCAAGGTTTCCCTTGCCCTTTGGGTAATGGAGAGCGGCTGCTGGGTACATGTCGCACCTGTCCAGTGAGCCGGGGAAAGAGGAGAGTCAGTCAGTATGCACTGCTCTGCTCAGAGCTCCTGACCAGCCCCCTGGGAACCAAGACCAGGCCAAAGCCTCCACGAAAGAAACCTGGCCCTGGCAGCAGCCTTGGAGCTGTTGGAGATGGAGATGGGAGGGAGCCCAacttctgtgtctcttccccgtccccccccccccccccccaacgttaCTTGAGCTCCTTATCCTCAGTTAGAATCTTCTGAGCTTGTTTCCCCACTGGGTGGGACAGAGTacaaaggagaagggaggatCTAGAAGAGGCAACCCTTCTTTGTCCTCTGGGGTAAATGAGCTTGACCTAGTGCAAATGGAGAGACCAAAAGCCtctgatttttaatttccataaaaatgttagagagagagaagtatatatatatttctttaaatttttgagtCTTTGATATGTCTATACAAACAATCCATTCCCTCTGCCCTGAAGCCTGAGTGAGACACATgaaagagctgtgtgtgtgtgtttcattcaaAGGTgttaattaaatgattaaaacgTGGCTGTGGTTTGCTGTTTCTTAATGGAGGGACAGGGTGGTGGTCTGGGCCCACTATTATGAGAGGATGTTCTTTCTGCCTCCTGTAAGCACCGGACCCCAAAGTGGGACTCTTCTGCTTTTATCACGAAGGAAAAGTCAAAGTG
The window above is part of the Prionailurus bengalensis isolate Pbe53 chromosome C1, Fcat_Pben_1.1_paternal_pri, whole genome shotgun sequence genome. Proteins encoded here:
- the KIAA1522 gene encoding uncharacterized protein KIAA1522 homolog isoform X2: MAARAPPAAPAADEPGGPGGPPRRKKSRSGASGLRRAFSWLRGKRRKKKAAGAEGAEPAAPRAKKADDKARRAKGKGRGSAKAESDKRLSVGSGQGPGSVVDEHQDNVFFPSGRPPHLEELHTQAQEGLRSLQHQEKQKLNKGGWDHGDTQSIQSSRMGPDEDSISFCSQTTSYTAESSTAEDALSIRSEMIQRKGSTFRPHDSFSKSSGKSGRRRRERRSTVLGLPQHVQKELGLRNEREAPGTPRPPGPRDAVRIPTVDGRPAGPASGTGARVSLQALEARAQAGAEAEAMLQRHIDRVYRDDTLVGRSTGARPPPVTRPMSLAVPGLTGGAGPPEPLSPAMSISPQATYLSKLIPHAVLPPTVDVVALGRCSLRTLSRCSLLSASPASVRSLGRFSSASSPRPRSRHPSSSSDTWSHSQSSETIVSDGSTLSSKGGSEGQPEGSLASSSAAPPPQAGSGRGSPSGGSTADASDTVSVRSSGQLSGRSVSLRKLKRPPPPPRRTYSLHQRGSAAPDGPLGLPPRPERKQQQQLPRPPTTGGAEGTGAAPCPSNSAGTWVPGLSPGGSRRPPRSPERTLSPSSGYSSQSGTPTLPPKGLTGAPASPGKAQPPKPERVTSLRSPGASVSSSLTSLCSSSSDPAPSDRSGAQMSTALGDRFAIPPHPKVPAPFSPPPSKSKSPKQAAPAPATPAVVPGPVSTADVSPEPPPTPQTSLTPPQESPSAPKDQSPPPSPPPSYHPPPPPTKKPEVVEAPSAPETAEEPLQDPNWPPPPPPAPEVQDLSMADFPPPEEAFFSVAGPEPAGPSGPPEPVRSLAASSFSVAVSSQSQLHGSPDPPPAPPAPPPAGSVSGLLAKLPRKEPVGCSKGSGVPREDAGAPLVTPSLLQMVRLRSVGAPAAAATPASGPSAPQKPLRRALSGRASPAPAPSSGLHAAVQLKASGLAASKDPASAQPNGPPEVEPRSPQSPASMASFIFSRGTKKLQLERPVSPETQADLQRNLVAELRNISEQWPPQAPKKPPKAPPPVARKPSVGVPPSTSPSFPRAESLTAPPTNGLHAEDRTKGELAENGSVMQLVGLEEQKLGPPGSDPQKELV
- the KIAA1522 gene encoding uncharacterized protein KIAA1522 homolog isoform X3, with the protein product MVVFLGRRLPVLLGLFKKKGSAKAESDKRLSVGSGQGPGSVVDEHQDNVFFPSGRPPHLEELHTQAQEGLRSLQHQEKQKLNKGGWDHGDTQSIQSSRMGPDEDSISFCSQTTSYTAESSTAEDALSIRSEMIQRKGSTFRPHDSFSKSSGKSGRRRRERRSTVLGLPQHVQKELGLRNEREAPGTPRPPGPRDAVRIPTVDGRPAGPASGTGARVSLQALEARAQAGAEAEAMLQRHIDRVYRDDTLVGRSTGARPPPVTRPMSLAVPGLTGGAGPPEPLSPAMSISPQATYLSKLIPHAVLPPTVDVVALGRCSLRTLSRCSLLSASPASVRSLGRFSSASSPRPRSRHPSSSSDTWSHSQSSETIVSDGSTLSSKGGSEGQPEGSLASSSAAPPPQAGSGRGSPSGGSTADASDTVSVRSSGQLSGRSVSLRKLKRPPPPPRRTYSLHQRGSAAPDGPLGLPPRPERKQQQQLPRPPTTGGAEGTGAAPCPSNSAGTWVPGLSPGGSRRPPRSPERTLSPSSGYSSQSGTPTLPPKGLTGAPASPGKAQPPKPERVTSLRSPGASVSSSLTSLCSSSSDPAPSDRSGAQMSTALGDRFAIPPHPKVPAPFSPPPSKSKSPKQAAPAPATPAVVPGPVSTADVSPEPPPTPQTSLTPPQESPSAPKDQSPPPSPPPSYHPPPPPTKKPEVVEAPSAPETAEEPLQDPNWPPPPPPAPEVQDLSMADFPPPEEAFFSVAGPEPAGPSGPPEPVRSLAASSFSVAVSSQSQLHGSPDPPPAPPAPPPAGSVSGLLAKLPRKEPVGCSKGSGVPREDAGAPLVTPSLLQMVRLRSVGAPAAAATPASGPSAPQKPLRRALSGRASPAPAPSSGLHAAVQLKASGLAASKDPASAQPNGPPEVEPRSPQSPASMASFIFSRGTKKLQLERPVSPETQADLQRNLVAELRNISEQWPPQAPKKPPKAPPPVARKPSVGVPPSTSPSFPRAESLTAPPTNGLHAEDRTKGELAENGSVMQLVGLEEQKLGPPGSDPQKELV
- the KIAA1522 gene encoding uncharacterized protein KIAA1522 homolog isoform X1, which codes for MGNSHHKRKAPSGPRARSFWRFGRSAKRPAGSAKAESDKRLSVGSGQGPGSVVDEHQDNVFFPSGRPPHLEELHTQAQEGLRSLQHQEKQKLNKGGWDHGDTQSIQSSRMGPDEDSISFCSQTTSYTAESSTAEDALSIRSEMIQRKGSTFRPHDSFSKSSGKSGRRRRERRSTVLGLPQHVQKELGLRNEREAPGTPRPPGPRDAVRIPTVDGRPAGPASGTGARVSLQALEARAQAGAEAEAMLQRHIDRVYRDDTLVGRSTGARPPPVTRPMSLAVPGLTGGAGPPEPLSPAMSISPQATYLSKLIPHAVLPPTVDVVALGRCSLRTLSRCSLLSASPASVRSLGRFSSASSPRPRSRHPSSSSDTWSHSQSSETIVSDGSTLSSKGGSEGQPEGSLASSSAAPPPQAGSGRGSPSGGSTADASDTVSVRSSGQLSGRSVSLRKLKRPPPPPRRTYSLHQRGSAAPDGPLGLPPRPERKQQQQLPRPPTTGGAEGTGAAPCPSNSAGTWVPGLSPGGSRRPPRSPERTLSPSSGYSSQSGTPTLPPKGLTGAPASPGKAQPPKPERVTSLRSPGASVSSSLTSLCSSSSDPAPSDRSGAQMSTALGDRFAIPPHPKVPAPFSPPPSKSKSPKQAAPAPATPAVVPGPVSTADVSPEPPPTPQTSLTPPQESPSAPKDQSPPPSPPPSYHPPPPPTKKPEVVEAPSAPETAEEPLQDPNWPPPPPPAPEVQDLSMADFPPPEEAFFSVAGPEPAGPSGPPEPVRSLAASSFSVAVSSQSQLHGSPDPPPAPPAPPPAGSVSGLLAKLPRKEPVGCSKGSGVPREDAGAPLVTPSLLQMVRLRSVGAPAAAATPASGPSAPQKPLRRALSGRASPAPAPSSGLHAAVQLKASGLAASKDPASAQPNGPPEVEPRSPQSPASMASFIFSRGTKKLQLERPVSPETQADLQRNLVAELRNISEQWPPQAPKKPPKAPPPVARKPSVGVPPSTSPSFPRAESLTAPPTNGLHAEDRTKGELAENGSVMQLVGLEEQKLGPPGSDPQKELV